The following coding sequences lie in one Onychomys torridus chromosome X, mOncTor1.1, whole genome shotgun sequence genomic window:
- the LOC118574200 gene encoding BTB/POZ domain-containing protein KCTD12-like, with protein sequence MAMPEKSSCVEPSEACSNFPEIIELNVGGQVYITRYPTLISIPGSRLWEMFSVKNPCSLIQDNKGRFFIDRDGFLFRYVLDYMRDLQVVLPDHFPECGRLHREAEYFKLPELAKMLALKMNTLSSVGNDSCQIDLEELSPSIDTTFNFSSTNTIHLSGPDNSMLLTAATGSELKKAGFITIGYRGSYTLGRDSQTDAKFRRVARIMVCGKISLAKEVFGDTLNESRDPDRPPERYTSRYYLKFTFLEQAFDKLADAGFHMVACNSTGTCTVTHDQTDDRIWTSYTEYVFYRE encoded by the coding sequence ATGGCCATGCCCGAAAAGTCAAGTTGTGTCGAACCATCTGAGGCTTGCAGCAATTTTCCTGAGATTATTGAACTCAATGTAGGTGGCCAGGTATATATAACTCGCTATCCTACTCTGATCAGCATTCCTGGTTCCCGGCTCTGGGAAATGTTCAGTGTAAAGAACCCTTGCTCCCTGATCCAGGACAACAAAGGGAGATTCTTCATAGATCGAGATGGTTTTCTCTTTCGTTATGTCCTAGACTACATGAGAGATCTGCAGGTAGTGCTTCCTGACCATTTTCCAGAGTGCGGCCGGCTCCATAGGGAAGCAGAATACTTTAAGTTGCCAGAACTGGCCAAGATGTTGGCTCTTAAGATGAACACGCTCAGCTCAGTTGGCAACGACTCATGTCAAATTGATCTAGAAGAGCTTTCCCCTAGTATCGACACCACTTTTAATTTCTCTTCAACTAACACCATTCATCTCAGTGGCCCTGATAACTCCATGCTTCTGACAGCTGCCACTGGTTCTGAGCTCAAGAAGGCTGGCTTCATCACTATTGGCTATCGAGGCTCCTATACTCTGGGCAGGGACAGCCAAACAGACGCCAAATTCCGCCGTGTGGCCAGAATCATGGTGTGTGGTAAGATCTCTTTGGCCAAAGAAGTGTTTGGCGACACTCTGAATGAGAGCAGAGACCCAGACCGCCCTCCTGAGCGATATACTTCTCGATACTACCTCAAATTCACTTTTTTGGAACAAGCCTTCGACAAACTAGCTGATGCTGGCTTCCACATGGTAGCATGCAATTCCACTGGCACCTGCACTGTCACACACGACCAAACAGATGACAGGATCTGGACTTCTTACACTGAATATGTTTTCTATCGTGAGTGA